Below is a genomic region from Roseimicrobium gellanilyticum.
CCGCCGGGAAGCCGGTGCAGGAGTACTGGCACGACATGAAGTTCTGGTGGCCACATGATGAGGCGCTCATCGCCACCCTTATGGCCTGGAGACTGACCGGCGAGCCACGTTATGCAGAGTGGCATGAGCGCGTGCGTCTCTGGAGCTTCGAGCACTTCGCCGACGCGCAACACGGTGAGTGGTTTGGTTACCTCAATCGCGATGGTTCACGCTCTACCACGACCAAGGGGAACCTCTGGAAGAGCTTCTTCCACCATCCCCGCGCCCTCTGGATGTGCCATGGCATGCTGGCGGCAGAGGCGCCGCCAGCGTAGTCAAATAAGCGCGCCTACTTGGTCGCCACCATGAACCCGCGATCCGCCGCGGTGTCCTGATAGGCGCCCGGCTTGAATCCCGCCTCACGGCACAGGTCCGCATACTCCTGCGTGGAATAGCATTTCCCCTGAGTGGAGTGCATCAGCAGCGAGGAATACTCCGCCACGGGAAGGGGACCGGTCTTGTCCGCATTGATGAAGGCATCGTGGATGATGAGCAATCCACCTGCGGGCAGCGCCTTGTACGAGATGGCGAGAAGCTCTTTCACCTCGGCGATGCCCCAATCGTGCAGCACATTGGAGAAGAGGTGTACGTCGCAATCGGCCGGCAGCGGATCCTTGAACATGTTGCCTGTGGCCACGGACACACGGTCGTGAAAGCCACGTTCATCGATGCAACGCTGCGCAATGCGATCCACCGGTGCCTGGTCCAGCACGGTTGCTTGCAGGTGCGGATGATGCGCGCAGAAGGAGCATGCGTAAATGCCGCTGCCGCCACCAATATCCAGCAGTCTCTTGCGTCCGGTGAGGTCCACCTTCTTCGCCATCGCCTGCGCGAGGTAGATACCGCGGCAGTCCATGGCGGCGGTGAAGCTGCGGGAGAACTCATCCGTCTCCATGGCTTTGTGCCAGTCCAGCGCTGCCTTGTCTCCACCCCAGTTCGCGGGTTTGTCGGTTTTCAGCACCTGCAGGTAGTCCTTTACAATCGGCCGGTCCTTTAGGGAGGCGTAGTAGGGCTTCAGATTCCACGGCGAGGCGCTTGTGAGATGCTCCACCGCTGTAGGTGTGGCGTGGTAGGTTCCATCACGGTTTTCCACGAAGCCATTCGCCGCGCAGAGCGTGAGCAGCACATCCAGCGGGCGCTCGGTGAATCCGAAGTGCGCAGCGATGCCATCCTTTGTGGAAGGATTCGCGTGCAGCCACGTGAAGAAGTCCAGATGCACCACCGCGGCGGTGATGAAGTCAGCGGCATACAGCCCATCGCGATAGCGGTAGGCGCGGATGGGATCCGTGGAGGGAACGGCAGTGAGGTCTAGCGGCATGTCGCGCATGGAAGCGCGAAGTCGCCCGGAGGAAAGCGGGAAGTGCAGGCCTGCCGCTATTCTGCCGCCCGTGCCTCGCAAATCATGAGCTGCCAGGAGACCTGGCCACGCCAGGAGTGGCGCTGCACCTTGATGGCCACATCCCAGGGTGGGGGGGGAGCGTCCTTTACAGGTGCGTTGAACCACATGGCGGGACGCATCTCCTTGCCCTGGCGCAGCATGAGCTTCCAGTGCTTCTCCTTCAGCACCTGGCCGGGAAGGTTTGGCTCCACGCGGCGGCACAGGAAGACCGGCTCTGGATTGCCCATGCCAAAGGGCTCCATACGCGCGTAGCCATCGAAGAAGGCCGGTGCGAGATCCGCGAGCCGGATCTCCGCATCCAGATGCAATCGCGGGGCCAGCTCATCCGAGCGGATCTGCGAGCGCACTCCTTCAATCATCGCAGCGCGGAAGGCGACGAGGTTGCTCTCGTTGAGAGAGACACCCACCGCCATGGGGTGGCCGCCACCTTTGTCCAGCAGATGACGGCAGCCGTCCAGCGCAGCCACGAGCGAGATGCCTGGCACGCTGCGTCCGCTGCCCTTGCCCGTACCGTGATCGTCAAAGGCCAGCATCAGCACAGGGCGATGATATTCACGCATGAGCCGTGAAGCGACAATGCCCACCACACCCGGATGCCATCCTCGGGAGCCGAGCACGATGCATTCGCCCTCGGCGAGCTCCGGCTCGGAGGCGAGCATGGCTTGAGCCTCGCGTTGGACGGTGTTCTCCACCTCCTGCCGTTCGCGATTGTGCAGGTCCAGCAGGTTGGCGAACTCATTGGCTTCCTTGGGATCCGTGCAGAGGAGAAGATCCAGTGCCGTCTGCGCGGTGTCCAGCCTTCCAGCCGCATTGAGGCGCGGGCCGAGACGGAAGCCAATGTGATGGGCCTGGACGAAACCATCCAGCCCGGTGATGTCCTTCAGCGCCTTCAATCCCACGCAACGGGTTGCACCAAGCACATCCAAGCCCTTGCGCACGAGTGCACGATTCTCCTCCTTCAGCGGTACCAGATCCGCCACCGTGCCCATGGCGACGAGGTCCAGGTGGTGCTTGAGATCAAAGTGGTCCAGGCGACGGGTCTTCAGCAGCGCATGCGCCAGTTTGAAGACGAGCCCCACAGTGCACAGATACGTGAAAGGGCCGCTCTCGCCCCGCAGCTTGGGATTCACCAGCGCGGCACACTCCGGCAGCCGGGGGGTGGGCTCATGGTGATCCACAATGATGCAGTCCACACCGTGCGCCTTCAGCCAATCTGCCTCTGCGATTGAGCCCGTGCCGCAATCAAGCGCGATGAGCAGGGTTGGCTTCCCATGCCGCTCGAAGCATCGCGCGATGCCATCAAGACTGAGGCCATAACCCTCCTCCATGCGCAGGGGAAGGAAGGCACGGGGATCCAGTCCATATGCCCGCAGCGTGTGGGTGAGCAGGGTGATGGAAGTCACGCCATCGACATCGTAGTCACCGTAGAGCACCACGCTTTCCTTCTTGTCGACAGCCTGGAAGATGCGCTCCACCGCCGTACTCATGTTCGGCAGCACGAAAGGATCTCCGAGATCGGAAAGACGTGGATTCAGGAAGGTCCGTGCGACGGCTTCGGCTTCATGACCGCGTAGTGCCAGCAAATGCAGCAGCAGCGGATTCAGCTCCCTTCCCAGCGGCCCTTGGGCTAGCGCCTGCACAGCGGCGGCATCTGGACATTGCAAGGACCAAAGGGGGGCAGGGACGGAAGACATCTAAGGGGACGTGGCAGCGTGAAACTCGATTTGCACGGATGCTAGCGGACCCATGGACGTCGTCCATGGGTTTTGTTTCAGATTGGGCGTTTCAGGCCATGCTTGGAGAAAATCTGATCCTTTTCGTTGCTCATTTTCGCATGTGGGGGTGAAATGGAGTCTCCAATGCCCACCCAGCCGCCAGATGAGGCCGGGCGTCTTCTTGTCGCTGCCCTGGATCATGCGCCGGAAGATCGTGAGGCGTTTCTTGTCTCGGCCTGCGGAGGAAATGCAGCGTTGCATGCCGAGGTTCGGGCTCTGCTGGAGGCTCATGCATCCATGCCAGCCGAGTTCATGGAAGAATCCGTGAATGAGGGTGACGGCTCGGGCCAACTCGATGCCACCATCCAGATCATTCCCGGCCCCCGAGCCCGACCCCACGAGTTACCCGCTCCAGAGAAGCCTGGTGAACGCATTGGGCGCTACAAGCTATTGCAGGAGATAGGCGAGGGCGGCTTCGGCACGGTGTGGATGGCGGAGCAGGTGGAGCCGGTGACCCGGCGCGTCGCGCTGAAGATCATCAAGCTGGGCATGGATACAAAGGAGGTCATCGCGCGCTTCGAGGCGGAGCGCCAGGCGCTGGCCATGATGGACCACCCGAACATCGCCAAGGTGCTCGACGCGGGTGCGACGGATCGAGGTCGTCCCTTCTTTGTCATGGAACTGGTGAAGGGGCTGCCCATCACGCAGTACTGTGATGAGGCCGGACTGGGCACGCGCGAGCGGCTGGTCCTGTTTCGCGACGTATGCGCCGCGATCAATCACGCGCACCAGAAGGGCATCATCCACCGTGACATCAAGCCCTCCAACGTGATGATCACTCTGTATGCTGACAAGCCGGTGGTGAAGGTCATCGACTTCGGCATCGCCAAGGCCACGCAGGCCAAGCTCACGGACAAGACCCTCTTCACCCGCTTCGAGCAGTTCATTGGCACGCCCGTGTACATGAGCCCCGAGCAGGCCAGCCTCAGCGCCGTGGATATCGATACACGCAGTGACATCTACGCCCTGGGCATCCTGCTTTACGAGCTGCTCGTGGGCAAACCTCCCTTCGACAGCAAGTCCCTGCTCTCCGCCGGCTATGAGGAAATGCGGCGCATCATCCGCGAGGTCGAGCCGGTGAAGCCCTCCTCACGCCTCAGCACCTTGCTCGGCGAGGAGCGCACGCTCACGGCGAAGGCACGCCACGTCGAGCCAGCGAAGCTGGATCGGCTGGTGGAGCCCGACCTCGACTGGATCGTGATGAAGGCCATCGACAAGGATCGCACGCGCCGCTACGAGACCGCGAACAGCCTCGCCCAGGACATCGCCCATTTTCTGGCCGATGAACCGGTTAGCGCCACACCACCCACCATGGGCTACCAGTTCCGCAAGTTCGCGCGGCGGAACAGAGCCGCGCTGCATGTCGCCGCCGCCATCGCCACCGTGCTGGTGGCCGCCACGGTGATGAGCACCTGGCAGGCGGTGCGGGCGAATCGAGCTCTGAACGAACTGCGCGATTCAGCCCCGGCCTTCGCGGAGCAGGCACGCGCGCTGGTGGCGCAGGAGAAGTTCGGCGAAGCCATCGAGAAGCTCGATTACGCCATCAAACTGCGGCCGGATGTGGCGGAGTATCTCCTGGCGAAGGCAGACCTGCTCCAGTGCCAGCTCAAGCTTGAAGAGGCTGCCACCGTGTATCGTGAAGCCCTGAGCCTGCAGCCTGACCTCATGCGCGCGGAGTCCTCCGCAAATCTGTGTGACGAGTTGCTCGCCGCAACGTCCAGCGGCGGCGGCAAACTCAGCCGGGAGAACCTGGCAAAGCTGCATCTCGCCATGCAGCAGCAGCAGCGGCCCGCGGCGGAGATCATGCCCGTGGCCAGAATGCTCGGCGATGAAAAAAAGCTGCTCGTCGACTACTGGCTCGCACGACTCAAGGACCTGCCCGTCTCCGCGGAAAAGCCGCTCAAGGATCGTCTCACCGTGCGCGAGGATGGACGCCTCGCGCTGGATCTCAGCGATACCAAGGTGCTCGACCTGTCTCCCCTCGCCACGGCGCCACTCGCGACACTCGATCTGTCCAAATGCAGAGATCTGACTGACCTCTCGCCCTTGCGCGATCTTCAACTGATTGAGCTGAACGTCGCCGAAACCCGCGTGGCGGACCTCACCCCACTGAGCGAGATACGTACGCTGGAGAAGCTGAATCTCTCCGGCAGCAAGGTCACCAGCCTCGCCGCGCTCAGCTCCCTGCGGCTGAGAAGTCTCATCGTTCGTGACTGTCCGATCCGCGACTTGAACCCGCTTCGGAAGATGCCGCTGGAAGTGCTGGATCTCGACCGTACGCGAGTGTCCGACCTGTCGCCGCTCGTCGGGCTGCCGATCAAGAGTATCTATTTGTCGTTTACTCCGGTGTTGGATTTCTCGCCTCTGGCCGGGCTTCCGCTGGAGAAGTGCGTCCTGCAGCACAACCGCGTCACTGACCTGGCGGTGTTTCGTGGCAAGCCGCTCAAGGAACTCACGCTCTGGGGATGCGTGAACGCGCGCAACTACAAGGTGCTCTCAGAAATCCAGACGCTGGAGCTTCTCCTGCTTCCCTCCGAGTTTCGCGAGTTGCCGGATGACGATCTCGCGGCCATCGGCTCTCTGCGCCTGCTTCCCAACCTGCGCCAGCTTGGAGCCACGGTCATGAACCGGATGGGCATCGCGGCCACCGGAGCGAAGGATATCTTCTGGCAGGATTGGGACCGTGAGCAGGCATTGGTTACGGCACTGCGCAGGAAGGGAATCAAGTTCACGCTTACCAAGCTGCCCACCGGTTCCTACAGGCTGGAAATGACCAGGCAGCCGATCACGGATCTCTCGATTCTCAAGGGCGCGCCCATCAGCGAACTCTCCGTGGAGAGCGAGTCGCTCGTGGATCTGGCGCCGTTGAGCGGGATGTCTCTTGCGCATCTCAAGCTGACCTGCCCGAAAGTCACCAACTTTTCTCCGCTCAAGGGGCTGCCGCTCCGCGAGCTCTATGTAGACGGCTGCCATAGCAAAGCGGACGTGGCCGTGCTCGCGGAGATGCCCACACTGGAAAGACTGACCGTGCCGATCGAGGCTGGGAATATCGAGGCACTGCGCAAGCTGACCAGGTTGCAGCTGATGGCCTTCAATCTCTCCCGCACGGATCTGCCTGCTTCCAGCGCAGACGAGTTCTGGAAGATGTATGACCTTTCGCTCAGGCTGCGCGCTGCGGGTGGCGCGATCCGGCGCATGAAGGCGCTGGACGACGGCACCTGGGATCTCGACATCGGCAACTCGAAATTGAAGGATGTCACGGCTCTCGCAGGGGCGCCGGTCAGTGCCCTGCGCATCGATGCCACGCAAGTCAAGGACCTCACCCCGCTGCGCGGCCTGCCTCTCAGGAGGCTGGAGATCGGCCATCTCGATATTCCCGATCTCAGCCCACTCCAGGGCATGGCGCTTCAGGAGTTTCAGGCGACCGAGGGTACGTTCACCGACATTTCGGTCCTGCGTGGCATGCCCCTCAAGAGACTTTTCATCGCCCGCTCCAAGGTTGCCAATCTCGAACCCCTGCGTGGCACACCTCTGACCTTTCTGAAAGTGCACGGCTGCGCGGCCCTTACGGACCTGTCACCGCTTCTGGATTGCAAGGATCTCGAGATGCTCACCTTCCCGCATCAGATAAAAGGCGTCACCGCGCTCCGCGTCCTGACCAGGCTGCAACGCATCAGTTACACGGAAAACGTCCAGGGTGAACCCGACAAGCCTGCGCAACAGTTTTGGGAGGATTTTGCACTGCCCTGGAAGTCGGCTCTCCAAGACGCCAACGTCGGCTACAATGCACTCAAACTTGACGACGGAACATGGAGTGTCCTCATTAATCCGTCGGCATTCAGCGACTGTTCCATGTTCAAGGGAGGGGACTCCATCAGCCGGCTTCACCTCAGCGCATGCAAGGTCAGGGATCTATCGCCGCTGCGCGGTTTGCCGCTGCGTTATCTCCACATTGGCGGCAATCCGGTCACCGATCTCAGCCCACTGCAAGGGATGCCGCTCACGCAGCTCTGGCTCTCAGGATCACCGGCCACCGACTTCAGCCCGCTGCGGGGCATGAGGCTGGAGTGTCTGACCGTCCACGGTTCGCAGTTCAGCGACCTCTCTCTGCTGGAGGGTATGCCGTTGAAAATGCTCGCTCTCGCCAAGTGCAAAAACGTGACGGATGTCGCCCCCCTGCTGAACTTTCCCGCACTCGAAGTGCTCTCGATTCCCCGGGACGCGCGAAACATCGAACTGCTCCGCAAGCTTCCGAACTTGAAGAGGCTGGCGTATGACGGCGGTTCGAAAAACTTCATTGCAGACAAGACCACCGCTGAGTTTTGGAAGGAGTATGATGAGGTGAGAGCCCCTCAATCTCAGCCTTGAGCGAGCCCTGCGGGCCGTGTGAGAAAAATCACTGGATCTCAGCTATGCCCCCGTCAGTGACGGCTCGATGGATGGTGTGGCTGCCCTGAAGGGGCTGAAGATTCTGACTCTGCACCGGTGCCCGAATCTCACGGACTATGGATTGATCAGGCTGGTGACACTCCGCGGTCTGATCAAGCTCGACCTGGGTTACACACGCCTGACGGATGCGGGTTTCAAGACGCTGAGCATGAAACTCGCCGACGTGGACGAACTCAACGTCGCTGCATCCGGTATGACAGATGGTGGCCTGGCCGGTCTGGAAAACATGCGCAAGATCACCCGCCTCACCGTTCATGTGCGCATGTGCACCGACCTCGGGACGGGATACATCCGCAGGGTCTCAGGGCTCAAGGTGATCTCCATCTATCAGCTCGAAACCCTCAATGCCAACCGTATGACAGCGCTGAGAAAGGACCTGCCCTACGTCGATTTCGGGCGGAGATAGCCTGCGGAGTCCGGCAATGCCTTCACTTGTGGCGCGGCGACTTGTCGCTAATCATGAGGCATGTCCAACGGCCCGCTTTCCACCAGCCTCTTCGCCCTTGCCAAGAAATACATCCCCGGCGGGGTGAACTCCCCCGTGCGCGCGTTTCGCAATGTCGGCGGCGAGCCCTTCTTCGTGCGCCGTGCCAAGGGCTGCCGCATCTGGGACGTGGATGGCAAGGAACTCATCGACTACGTGGGCACCTGGGGCCCTGCCATTCTGGGACATGCCCCGCTGCCGGTGATTGAGGCCATCCACAATGCAGCGAAGGATGGCGTGAGCTTTGGTATTCCCAACCCCTACGAGGTGGAGATGGCCAAGCTCATCTGTGAGTGGGTGCCCGGCGTGGAGAAGGTGCGTATGGTGAACAGCGGCACGGAGGCCACCATGAGCTGCATCCGCCTCGCGCGTGGCTTCACCGGTCGTGACCGGATTGTGAAATTTGATGGATGTTACCATGGCCATTCGGATGGGCTGCTCGTTGCGGCAGGCAGTGGTGCGCTCACTCACGGCCGACCGGACAGCGCCGGTGTGCCTGCCGCCTATGCGGACCTCACCACCGTGCTGCCGTACAATGACGTGGCCGCACTGGAAGAATGCTTTGAGAAGATGGGGCATGAGATCGCCGGTGTCATCGTGGAGAGCTATCCTGCGAATGCCGGTCTCATCCTCCCGCAGCCGGGCTACCTGGCAAAGCTGCGTGAGATCACCCAGAAGCACGGTGCGGTACTCATCTTCGATGAAGTGATGACCGGCTTCCGCGTTGCCAAAGGCGGTGTGCAGGAACTGGAGAACTATTCCCCGGATCTCACTGCCATGGGCAAGGTCATCGGCGGTGGCATGCCCGTCGGCGCCTTTGGTGGTCGCAAGGACATCATGGACATGCTCGCGCCGGACGGTCCCGTGTATCAGGCCGGGACCCTGAGTGGCAATCCCGTGGCCATGGCCGCCGGCCTCGCCCAACTCCGTGAAATGGAGAAGCAGCAGGGCTGGAAGCGCCTCGACGAACTCGGCGCCATCATGGAAGAAGCCGTGCTCGACACCCTCAAGCAAACCGGGCGCAACTACCAGTGGTACCGCGTCGGCAGCATGTTCTGCCTCTTCTTCACTGAGACCCCGGTGCGTAATCTCACGGATGCCAAGACGAGCGACCTCGTCTCCTTCCGCAAGTTCTTCCACCACTGCCTCGACAAGGGCGTGTATTTTGCCCCTTCGCAGTTCGAGACCGGCTTCATCAGTACTGCTCATGCTCCGGAAGATCTGGCGCGCACGGCGGAGGTGGTGAGGGAGGCGTTGCTGGCACTATAGCAAGAATGGCGCTTCACGAGGTGGGACTCTAGCAATGATATCGGATGGCGCGTTTTTCATCGCGCCATCCATCCCTTGGCACCGCGCTGAAACGCTATTTTTTCAGCCAATAGGAGACGGCTTCTCTCCAGGCTTCATTGATCATGGTTTCATCTTCCGAGAGTCTGGAAATGGTCTTTTCAAGCGAAGCGACGACCAGGTGAAATAGTTTTGGATTTGAGGCCTCGGGCACCACACGGCCAGAGGCCCAACCGTCGAGACAAATTCGCATATTGCCGAGCATGATTGTGCCCAAATCGATTTTGGTCAGGGAGTCCGTTGAGCCGCTTCTCATAGCCGTGTTGCCTGCGGTGTAGTTGCGATTGAAGTACTCCTTGATCGCCTTCTTCTCGGATTCTGATATCTGAATTTGGGAGCCATCGGTAAAAGGCTTTTCGTAAGGGGTGCGCATGGCCCGGCTGACCGCGTCCAGCTTGGCTTCACCCACCGCTTTCATGGTTCGCTCGACACCCTGAGCATGTGCTTGCGTCAGTGCTTCAAGGTCGGTCAAGCCTGCCACGTCTAATTGCTGCCTCAGGTAGAATGTGTAAAACTTCTTCCGCTCAGGAATGTCCAGTCTTTGATCGTGAAGGGCATCTATCAATCCAAGGACAGTGATTCGTCCGCTTATCGATGCCGTGCCAATTTTGACTTCTGACTCTGGGCTGGCGGCAATGTCTCCCGGCATCCAAACAATCAGAGCGAACAGTGTTACCACTTTCTGAAGGGTGGTTGGCATAAGCCAGAATGTGTCCAAGTTTGTCTTTGGACAAGTACGGAATGAGAGCTGCCGAGCTTGGAGACCTCAGCTGCGGCATGGCTCCCGAAAGCATGCACTGCGCGCTTCCAAAATTACTGCCCCGCCTTTACAGTAAGCCAGATCGTCGGCCCCGAGTCGCGCAGTGACGTCCCTCGCAGGGTTTCCCCTCGCAGCGGGCCCTCCACACGTTGAAACTTGGGCGGGTCAGACTTGTCCCAGATCGTTACGTTGACGGGCTGGCTGGCAGCAGAAGCATTGGCCGCGGCCTGGATTTTCAATTCCACTTCTCCACCCTTCTCAGGCACAGGCGTTTCCGGACAGAAGACACCCGTAGGTAGATTGCCCATGCGCACGGCAAGTGGTCCTTTGAAGCCATTGCGGAAGTTGAATTTGGCTTTGAGGCTCACGGTCTTTCCCGCGGTGAGGACAATGGGCTTGGCATCTGCCAGTGCTACGCTGTAGCCGGGTTGCGGTGGTCCGATCTCCAGCACATAGGACGCATCATCGCTGCCCTTGTGAAAGAGATCAGATACGATGACCTGATACACCCCATCCATTGGTGCATTCCATTGGAGTTGGGGGTCAGGCGAATTTCCGGAGTCATCCGAGGTGGAGGAAAACTTGCCATCCGGCCCCTCAATCTTCAGCAGGGAATCCAGCGGCAGTCCGAGCTCTTTCGACCACACGCGTGCCCCCATCCGATCGCCTTTCTTCAGCGTGATGGCATAGCGGTCCACATCCTCTTTGCCTGTGATTCGGCCACCCATGCATCCAGCTTCCACGGGTGTCGCTTGTTCCTTGGTATCGTTCGGCTCCTTCTCGGTTGCTGGAGCTTTGTCGCAAAGCACGATCTGAAGGGGGGCGAGGGTATTGGGGAGGGAAATTTGAGCAGTGCCATCTTCAATGTTGCGAAGCTGCGCACTGTCGATTGTCGTCTTCAACTTGCTCTGGTCAAGATTGTGGCCATGCAGTGTCAGCTCTGTCTTCCCACTTTTCATCACCGCGGCAGGGAAGAGTTGTGTCACCACCGGACCGCTGCTGAGATGCAGGCGATACACCATGGTTGCACTCCCCGTGAAGCGTTCATCCGCGGTGGGAGGGTGGGAGAAACCGGCGATCTGTACCATGTAGCGCCCGTCTTTGGGTGCTTTGAAGACAATGACAGGATCCAGATTCCGTCCGTCACTGGCGGTGAGCACGCGTTCACCGGCTTCGTTCACCACATGCGCCATCACATCGACGCCGGAGCCAAGTGTGTACGCCTCTACCATGCCCACGAGAGTCTGGCCCTCGCGGAGTTTGAGTGAGTATCCGTCGACATCGCCACCCTTGTCGAGCTTGCCATTGATGCACACAGGCATCTGCTGCAGCACCTGTGGCTTCTCCCAGGCGTCATTCGGCTCGGATTCTGTGATCTCCGGCAATGTGCCCACGCTGAACCAGCGCGGCTCGGAGGCGCCATCTTCATTCACGGCATGAATCAGGTAGAGCCCTGGCTTCGTCTCCGCACTGAGGGAGACATTCCACTCCCGTTTCTTGCCGGATGGTGTGAGCGTGAGACCGGGAGTCTCCGTCCAGAGCGTTGCCTTGTCATCCAGTTTCCCGCTGGCGGCTATTGTGAAGGTGGAGCCCACCTGGCCGCCAGCAGGGAATAGCGCCTGCAAAGTAGGCACCTCCGCACGCAAAGAAACTCCAGCCGAGAGAGCCAGTGCTCCAAGTCCCATCAACCAACGATGCACACGCACTCCCACGCAGAGCCTCACGCGAAGAGTTCCTTGATCGGCTTGCCGCCATTCACGAGATGCACCGGACGCCCCGTGCTGGTGTGCAGGAGTTGATGCGGATCGACACCAAGCTTCGTGTACAGCGAGACGGCAAAGTCCTCAGGTGAATAGATGTTCTCGGAGGCGTAGTAACCCTTCGGATCCGTGGCGCCCACAATCTGTCCGCCGGGAATGCCTGCGCCTGCCATGAGCACGCTCATGGCTCCCGGCCAGTGATCGCGGCCCGCATCCTTGTTCACCTTTGGCGTGCGACCGAATTCTCCAAGGCAAATCACCAGCGTGCTGTCCAGCATGCCGCGCTGATCGAGGTCCGTGATAAGGCCGCTCAAACCGCGATCCAGCTTGTCCGCATAGCTGTCCTTGTAGCCTTTGAAGAGGGCGCGGTGATGGTCCCAACCACCCCAATACGCCACGGTGAAAGACACACCCACCTCCGCCAGACGACGTGCAAGAAGCAGGCGCTGTCCGAAATCATTCTTCCCGTAGAGCTCACGGATTTTCTCCGGCTCCTTGCTCAGATCAAAGGCAGCCTGTGCCGTGGGCGAGGTCACGAGCTCCATGCCCTGCTGGTAGAACTGGTCAAAGCCCACGGTGGGATCCTCCGCCACCTGCTCGTGGATGCGCTGCATGCGATCCAGCGAGGCGCGCAGGTCATTGCGATTCATCGCGCGCCCTTCGCTGATGCCTTCTGGAATGGCCACGTCGCGCACGCGGAAAGATTTGGCACTTGGGTCCCCGCCAATCACAAAGGGGGCATGCTGCGCACCGAGGAAGTTCGGACCACCCGAGCGCGAGACACTGGGCAGGCTCATGTACGCGGGCAATCCTCCGCGCACGCCACGTTGATGGGACACCATCGATCCGAAGGAAGGATGGAAGCTCACAAACGCCCCGCAGCCCACCGGAACCGGAGTGGGCGAGCCCGTCATCAGGTAGTGATTGCCACCGCCATGGTTCGGATCCTTGTGGCAGATGGAACGGACGACGCTGAACTTGTTGAAGGTCTTCGCCAGCAGGGGAACCGTCTCGCTGAAGTGCACGCCGGGCACGCACGTCGGGATGGACTTGAAGTCTCCGCGAATGTCCTGCGGCGCGTCTGGCTTCGGGTCAAAAGTCTCGTAGTGCGAGGGACCACCGTCCAGCCACACCAAGATGCAATTGATCTGGTCCGGGCTCGCCTTGCCCCGTGCCTGGGCTGCCTGAGCCCTCAGCGTGAGGATATCCGTGAAGGCAAGACCACCCAACGCGCCGAAGCCGACCTGCAGGAAGTCACGGCGGCCGAGGCCATTGCAGTTGGTCTTGAAGAAACTCATGAACGGGGTGGAGGAGAGTAGGAATACGGCCCGGCGGGCGGTCTTCTTTTCAGTGGTTGAAAACGAACTCGGCGGAATTGATGAGCGCCCAGGCGAGGTCCCCGATGGCGTTCTGCCTGTTGGCCTGAGGCTGGTTCAGGAAGCGGATGGAGGTGCGAAGCTCCTCCTCGTCCGGCAGACGGCAGTACAGTGTGAGGTACAACTCGGAAACCAGATCGATGTCCGAGATGTCACGCTTCGCGAGCTGGCCAATGCGGCTGTCCGCACTGTTGAGCTTCTCCTGGATGTCGGAGGAATTCATCAGGTGCAGCGCCTGGATCACACTCGACTTGCGCTCACGCTCGCAGGGACACTCCTGGCTTGCATTGGGGCGGCCAAAGGCATCCAGGAAATCCGAGTCGATCTTGTAGTTCCAGGTCTGCACGGCGCGCGATTGCGGAGGCAGGCCGTTGTACTTGTCCTTCATGCCAGTGGCATCGCACACAGCATCCAGCAGCACCTCCGCGCTCATGCGGCGCTTGATGCCACGGGAGTAGTTTTTCGTGTCTGTCACATTGTGCTCATTCGGTTGGGTGCTGAGCTGGTACGTGCGCGAGTTCACAATGGTGCGCATGAGGTGCTTCATATCAAAGCCATGCGCGATGAAGTCCTGCGC
It encodes:
- a CDS encoding methyltransferase — its product is MRDMPLDLTAVPSTDPIRAYRYRDGLYAADFITAAVVHLDFFTWLHANPSTKDGIAAHFGFTERPLDVLLTLCAANGFVENRDGTYHATPTAVEHLTSASPWNLKPYYASLKDRPIVKDYLQVLKTDKPANWGGDKAALDWHKAMETDEFSRSFTAAMDCRGIYLAQAMAKKVDLTGRKRLLDIGGGSGIYACSFCAHHPHLQATVLDQAPVDRIAQRCIDERGFHDRVSVATGNMFKDPLPADCDVHLFSNVLHDWGIAEVKELLAISYKALPAGGLLIIHDAFINADKTGPLPVAEYSSLLMHSTQGKCYSTQEYADLCREAGFKPGAYQDTAADRGFMVATK
- the recJ gene encoding single-stranded-DNA-specific exonuclease RecJ, coding for MSSVPAPLWSLQCPDAAAVQALAQGPLGRELNPLLLHLLALRGHEAEAVARTFLNPRLSDLGDPFVLPNMSTAVERIFQAVDKKESVVLYGDYDVDGVTSITLLTHTLRAYGLDPRAFLPLRMEEGYGLSLDGIARCFERHGKPTLLIALDCGTGSIAEADWLKAHGVDCIIVDHHEPTPRLPECAALVNPKLRGESGPFTYLCTVGLVFKLAHALLKTRRLDHFDLKHHLDLVAMGTVADLVPLKEENRALVRKGLDVLGATRCVGLKALKDITGLDGFVQAHHIGFRLGPRLNAAGRLDTAQTALDLLLCTDPKEANEFANLLDLHNRERQEVENTVQREAQAMLASEPELAEGECIVLGSRGWHPGVVGIVASRLMREYHRPVLMLAFDDHGTGKGSGRSVPGISLVAALDGCRHLLDKGGGHPMAVGVSLNESNLVAFRAAMIEGVRSQIRSDELAPRLHLDAEIRLADLAPAFFDGYARMEPFGMGNPEPVFLCRRVEPNLPGQVLKEKHWKLMLRQGKEMRPAMWFNAPVKDAPPPPWDVAIKVQRHSWRGQVSWQLMICEARAAE